The following are from one region of the Advenella mimigardefordensis DPN7 genome:
- a CDS encoding PTS sugar transporter subunit IIA, translated as MKVQKMTTLALIAHTPLASALSECAQHVLGEIDNYVFFDIEPDVDPESKADELIDKLKAMLGPDQQVLILSDLGGATPANIGARVVRQLQDAGVRAHILSGTNACMLLNAVRYRDQPMEQLCQSIFEGGKKGMKCVDLAPND; from the coding sequence TTGAAGGTACAAAAAATGACCACCCTTGCACTAATAGCGCATACGCCCCTGGCTTCGGCTTTGTCCGAATGTGCTCAGCATGTTTTGGGAGAAATAGATAATTACGTATTTTTCGACATCGAGCCTGATGTCGATCCTGAATCGAAAGCGGATGAACTGATCGATAAATTGAAGGCGATGCTCGGTCCGGACCAGCAAGTGCTGATTTTATCGGATCTGGGCGGCGCGACACCGGCCAATATTGGCGCTCGTGTGGTGCGCCAGTTGCAGGATGCCGGGGTCAGGGCCCATATTCTTTCGGGCACTAATGCCTGTATGTTGCTCAATGCGGTTCGATATCGGGATCAGCCGATGGAGCAGCTATGTCAATCCATTTTTGAGGGGGGCAAGAAAGGCATGAAATGTGTCGACCTGGCTCCTAACGATTAA
- the gshB gene encoding glutathione synthase, whose protein sequence is MHVLFIIDPLPLLKAYKDSSVAMMRALHKRGHVISVALQSDLYVELGRVKVRAQPIQLDMEADLHAHSWWTQEENAVETEVNHFDAVLMRKDPPFDMEYLYSTHLLETAQRQGARVFNSGSAIRNHPEKLAITEFAEFTAPTLITSTMSRLKAFHALHGDIIVKPLDGMGGTGIFRITENDPNVNAILETLTVDQTQTIMAQKYIPEIVQGDKRILLIDGTPVPYALARIPLAGETRGNLAAGGRGVARKLSEHDFAIANRIGPILRERGLLLVGLDVIGDYVTEINVTSPTCFVEITEQTDFDVADHFAAALEKAAAV, encoded by the coding sequence ATGCATGTACTTTTTATTATTGATCCGCTGCCTTTGCTGAAGGCATATAAGGACAGTTCGGTAGCGATGATGCGGGCCTTGCATAAACGTGGCCATGTTATCAGCGTTGCGCTCCAGTCTGACCTGTATGTTGAGCTGGGTCGGGTAAAAGTACGTGCGCAGCCTATCCAGCTGGATATGGAGGCGGATTTGCATGCCCACAGCTGGTGGACGCAGGAAGAGAATGCGGTCGAAACCGAAGTGAACCATTTCGATGCGGTGCTGATGCGTAAGGATCCACCGTTCGATATGGAGTATCTGTATTCCACGCATTTGCTGGAGACGGCGCAAAGGCAGGGGGCACGGGTATTCAATTCGGGCAGTGCCATACGCAATCATCCCGAGAAATTGGCAATTACCGAGTTTGCTGAATTTACCGCACCCACGCTTATTACCAGCACCATGTCCCGTCTGAAGGCGTTTCATGCATTGCATGGCGATATCATCGTCAAGCCGCTGGACGGCATGGGCGGTACCGGTATTTTCCGAATCACGGAAAACGACCCGAATGTGAATGCCATTCTGGAAACCCTGACGGTAGATCAGACGCAAACCATCATGGCCCAAAAGTATATTCCTGAAATCGTGCAGGGCGACAAGCGTATTCTGCTGATTGACGGAACGCCTGTTCCTTATGCGCTGGCCCGTATACCGCTGGCCGGCGAAACCCGGGGTAATCTGGCCGCTGGCGGGCGTGGTGTCGCTCGCAAGCTTTCCGAGCACGATTTTGCCATCGCCAACCGGATTGGTCCTATACTGAGGGAACGTGGGCTGTTGCTGGTTGGCCTGGACGTGATCGGAGACTATGTCACCGAAATCAACGTAACCAGCCCGACCTGCTTTGTTGAAATTACAGAACAGACAGATTTTGATGTTGCTGACCATTTTGCTGCTGCGCTCGAAAAAGCTGCCGCAGTTTGA
- the infC gene encoding translation initiation factor IF-3 has product MSRRSLFISGDLNIATEKTNRINAEIRIPEIRLIGVDGEQLGIVKTVEALRLAEQEGVDLVEIAPNAEPPVCRIMDYGKFKYQEQKRQQEAKAKQKIIQVKEVKFRPATDEGDYQVKLRNLKRFIEDGDKAKVTLRFRGREMAHQELGMRVLERVRDDMAELVQVEAMPKLEGRQMVMVLAPKRKAVTTGKADDK; this is encoded by the coding sequence ATGTCTCGGCGTAGTTTATTCATTTCAGGAGATCTTAACATCGCAACCGAAAAAACCAATCGTATCAACGCCGAAATCCGTATTCCGGAAATCCGACTGATCGGCGTAGACGGCGAACAACTGGGTATTGTTAAAACAGTAGAAGCCTTGCGTCTGGCTGAGCAGGAAGGCGTTGATTTAGTTGAAATCGCGCCGAACGCGGAACCGCCCGTATGCCGTATCATGGATTACGGCAAGTTCAAGTATCAGGAACAAAAGCGTCAGCAGGAAGCCAAGGCCAAACAGAAAATTATTCAGGTTAAGGAAGTTAAATTCCGCCCGGCGACCGATGAAGGCGACTATCAGGTTAAGCTGCGTAACCTGAAGCGTTTTATTGAGGATGGCGATAAGGCCAAGGTAACCCTGCGCTTCCGTGGACGTGAAATGGCACACCAGGAACTGGGTATGCGTGTTCTGGAACGGGTTCGTGACGATATGGCAGAGCTGGTGCAGGTTGAAGCCATGCCCAAGCTGGAAGGCCGGCAGATGGTTATGGTCCTGGCGCCTAAGCGCAAGGCTGTTACTACCGGCAAAGCCGACGATAAATAA
- the thrS gene encoding threonine--tRNA ligase produces the protein MFQITLPDGSKREFSQPIQVGEIATTIAPSLGKAALAGKVTINGNEPQLVDTSFVIDQDADLAIVTAKDADGLDIIRHSTAHLLAYAVKSLFPDAQVTIGPVIDNGFYYDFSYKRPFTPEDLEKIEKKMAELARKDEKVVREEWARDDAVAFFKAQGEAYKAEIIASIPQDQKISLYREGDFVDLCRGPHVPSTGKLRVFKLMKVAGAYWRGDSKNEMLQRVYGTAWATKDEQAAYLTMLEEAEKRDHRKLGRELDLFHFQDEAPGLIFWHPKGWQIWQQVEQYMRDVYRDNGYQEVKAPQILDLSLWKKTGHWDNYKENMFTTESENRIYGLKPMNCPGHVQIYNAGLHSYRELPIRYGEFGQCHRNEPSGSLHGMMRVRGFTQDDGHIFCTEDQLLAECAQFTTLLQKVYKDFGFTEVLYKVATRPEKRIGEDAVWDKAEHALMESLRSSGCEFEISPGEGAFYGPKVEYTLKDAIGRHWQCGTIQVDFSMPVRLGAEYVDAHDQRKTPVMLHRAILGSLERFIGMLIENHAGAMPPWLAPEQVVVCTISESFSDYATEVVDTLKKHGFRASSDLRGEKITRKIRENSMQKVPYILVVGEKERDSGAVAVRARGNLDLGTMSVDAFIERLRHDVATRQDVSA, from the coding sequence ATGTTTCAAATTACTTTACCCGATGGTTCCAAGCGTGAATTTTCCCAACCGATTCAGGTAGGAGAGATTGCGACGACTATCGCGCCCAGCCTGGGTAAGGCGGCGCTGGCTGGTAAGGTGACAATCAATGGGAACGAGCCGCAACTGGTGGATACCTCCTTTGTGATCGACCAGGATGCCGACCTTGCCATTGTGACGGCCAAAGACGCAGACGGTCTGGATATTATCCGTCATTCGACCGCTCACTTGCTGGCCTATGCTGTCAAATCCCTGTTTCCTGATGCGCAGGTCACCATTGGTCCGGTTATTGACAATGGCTTTTATTACGACTTTTCCTACAAACGTCCGTTCACGCCCGAAGATCTGGAAAAAATCGAGAAAAAGATGGCTGAGCTGGCCAGGAAAGACGAAAAAGTGGTTCGGGAAGAGTGGGCACGCGACGATGCGGTGGCCTTTTTCAAGGCGCAGGGCGAAGCCTATAAAGCCGAAATCATTGCTTCAATCCCGCAGGATCAGAAAATATCTCTGTACCGGGAAGGGGACTTTGTCGACCTCTGTCGTGGCCCGCATGTGCCCTCTACCGGCAAGCTCCGGGTATTCAAGCTGATGAAAGTCGCCGGCGCCTACTGGCGCGGTGACAGCAAGAACGAAATGCTGCAGCGTGTTTATGGCACCGCCTGGGCAACCAAGGATGAGCAGGCCGCATACCTGACTATGCTGGAGGAAGCAGAAAAACGTGACCACCGCAAGCTGGGTCGGGAACTGGATCTGTTCCACTTTCAGGACGAGGCGCCGGGGCTGATTTTCTGGCACCCCAAAGGCTGGCAGATCTGGCAACAGGTCGAGCAGTATATGCGCGACGTGTACCGAGATAACGGCTATCAGGAAGTGAAAGCGCCGCAAATTCTGGACCTGAGCCTGTGGAAAAAAACCGGCCACTGGGACAATTACAAAGAGAATATGTTCACAACAGAGTCCGAGAACCGCATTTATGGGCTCAAGCCCATGAACTGCCCCGGACACGTGCAAATTTATAATGCCGGGTTGCATTCCTACAGGGAATTGCCGATTCGCTATGGGGAGTTCGGCCAGTGTCATCGCAATGAGCCCTCCGGTTCCCTGCATGGCATGATGCGGGTGCGTGGCTTTACCCAGGACGACGGACATATTTTCTGTACCGAAGACCAATTGCTGGCCGAGTGTGCCCAATTCACAACACTGTTGCAAAAAGTGTACAAGGATTTTGGCTTTACTGAAGTCCTCTACAAAGTGGCTACCCGCCCTGAAAAGCGTATCGGCGAAGATGCGGTTTGGGACAAGGCAGAGCATGCCCTGATGGAAAGTCTGCGCAGCTCCGGGTGTGAGTTTGAAATCTCGCCGGGAGAGGGCGCGTTTTACGGTCCCAAAGTGGAATATACGCTTAAGGACGCCATCGGCCGTCACTGGCAATGCGGCACCATCCAGGTCGATTTCTCAATGCCTGTGCGGCTTGGCGCGGAGTATGTCGATGCTCACGATCAGCGCAAAACCCCGGTCATGTTGCATCGTGCCATTCTGGGCTCGCTGGAGCGCTTCATTGGTATGCTCATCGAGAACCATGCCGGTGCCATGCCTCCCTGGCTGGCTCCCGAGCAGGTGGTGGTGTGCACCATATCCGAATCCTTCTCGGATTACGCCACCGAAGTGGTCGACACATTGAAAAAACACGGTTTCCGTGCTTCATCTGATTTGCGCGGTGAAAAAATCACCCGTAAAATCAGGGAAAACAGTATGCAGAAGGTTCCTTACATTCTGGTTGTTGGCGAAAAAGAGCGTGACAGCGGTGCTGTCGCGGTTCGTGCCCGCGGTAACCTGGATCTGGGAACCATGTCTGTAGACGCATTTATAGAACGCCTGCGTCATGACGTTGCTACACGTCAGGATGTCTCGGCGTAG
- a CDS encoding OmpA family protein: protein MPQLRWLRNAFALLAFMLLTACASLGGNDRSGLEISQDPRGVAIASKDSNLFLPGSATLQPESAPFFDRVSQLLRDRPERKALVDSVSDNTGSAEYNQELQEVRALSIMKALTTRGIDRSRLAYVTGSSAAPTPGTMQPVGGAAQQSKIIILGASTADMNVSTIERFFDDISNFGKSLFN from the coding sequence ATGCCTCAATTACGCTGGTTGCGCAACGCATTTGCTTTGCTTGCCTTCATGCTGCTTACCGCCTGCGCCTCACTGGGCGGCAACGACCGCAGCGGACTGGAAATAAGCCAGGATCCGCGGGGCGTGGCAATCGCATCAAAAGACAGCAACCTGTTTTTGCCAGGCTCAGCCACACTGCAGCCGGAATCGGCCCCGTTCTTCGATCGCGTCAGCCAGCTGCTGCGCGACCGCCCGGAACGCAAGGCACTGGTAGACAGCGTATCGGACAATACCGGTTCAGCTGAATACAACCAGGAGTTACAGGAAGTACGCGCCCTGTCTATCATGAAGGCGCTCACCACCCGCGGCATTGATCGCTCCCGCCTGGCATATGTGACCGGCTCCTCTGCAGCACCCACGCCCGGAACCATGCAGCCAGTCGGCGGCGCGGCTCAGCAATCCAAGATCATCATTCTGGGGGCCAGCACGGCAGACATGAATGTGAGCACCATAGAACGGTTTTTCGACGATATTTCCAATTTCGGCAAAAGTCTGTTCAATTGA